One genomic region from Deltaproteobacteria bacterium encodes:
- a CDS encoding methylcrotonoyl-CoA carboxylase produces PAGGLVTGIGTVAGHQAMVIGNDVTVKGGTLYPLTVQKQLRAQQIALENRLPCAYLVDSGGAFLPLQAEIFTPGGRIFFNEAVMSAEGIPQVAVVHGPSTAGGAYVPAMCDENIIVRGQGAIYLGGPPLVRAATGEQVTAEELGGGEVHTRISGVSDHLASDDAHGLALAREALAQVPPVRPSVEPEPVEPPAEDPADLYGILPRDPRRPYEVREVIARLVDGSRFHEFKPLYGTTLVTGFGRVHGFEVGVLANNGVLFSEAALKGTHFILLACQRRVPLVFLQNITGFMVGKQYEHGGITKDGAKMVHAVATAQVPKLTVMIGASHGAGNYAMCGRSYGPRFLFSWPNARISVMGGEQAAMTLLAVKREQLRAQGKTLTPEEEAALTAPILAKYEEESSAYYGSARLWDDGIIDPVDTRDVLGLALAVVLRAPVPAPRHGVLRM; encoded by the coding sequence GCCGGCCGGCGGCCTGGTGACCGGTATCGGCACGGTCGCCGGCCACCAGGCGATGGTGATCGGCAACGACGTGACGGTGAAGGGCGGGACGCTCTACCCTCTCACCGTCCAGAAGCAGCTCCGCGCGCAGCAGATCGCCCTCGAGAACCGGCTCCCGTGCGCCTACCTGGTGGACTCGGGCGGCGCCTTCCTGCCCTTGCAGGCGGAGATCTTCACCCCCGGCGGGCGCATCTTCTTCAACGAGGCGGTCATGTCCGCGGAGGGCATCCCGCAGGTGGCGGTGGTGCACGGGCCGTCGACCGCGGGCGGCGCGTACGTGCCGGCGATGTGCGACGAGAACATCATCGTGCGCGGGCAGGGCGCGATCTATCTCGGCGGCCCGCCGCTCGTGCGGGCCGCGACCGGCGAGCAGGTGACGGCCGAGGAGCTGGGCGGAGGCGAGGTCCACACCCGCATCTCGGGCGTGTCGGACCATCTCGCGAGCGACGATGCGCACGGTCTCGCGCTGGCGCGCGAGGCGCTGGCGCAGGTCCCGCCCGTCCGTCCGTCGGTCGAGCCCGAGCCCGTCGAGCCGCCCGCCGAGGATCCCGCCGACCTCTACGGCATCCTGCCGCGCGACCCGCGCCGGCCCTACGAGGTGCGCGAGGTGATCGCGCGCCTGGTCGACGGGAGCCGCTTCCACGAGTTCAAGCCGCTCTACGGGACGACGCTGGTGACGGGGTTCGGGCGCGTCCACGGCTTCGAGGTCGGCGTCCTCGCCAACAACGGCGTCCTCTTCTCCGAGGCCGCACTCAAGGGCACGCACTTCATCCTGCTCGCCTGCCAGCGCCGCGTGCCGCTCGTCTTCCTCCAGAACATCACCGGCTTCATGGTCGGCAAACAGTACGAGCATGGCGGCATCACCAAGGACGGCGCCAAGATGGTGCACGCCGTCGCGACCGCGCAGGTGCCGAAGCTGACGGTCATGATCGGCGCCTCGCACGGCGCCGGGAATTACGCCATGTGCGGCCGCTCCTACGGGCCCCGCTTCCTCTTCAGCTGGCCGAACGCGCGCATCTCGGTGATGGGTGGCGAACAGGCGGCGATGACGCTGCTCGCCGTCAAGCGCGAGCAGCTCCGCGCGCAGGGGAAGACGCTCACGCCCGAGGAGGAGGCGGCGCTCACGGCGCCCATCCTCGCCAAGTACGAGGAGGAGTCGAGCGCGTACTACGGGAGCGCGCGCCTGTGGGACGACGGCATCATCGATCCGGTGGACACGCGCGACGTCCTCGGGCTCGCGCTGGCGGTGGTGCTGCGCGCGCCGGTGCCGGCGCCGCGGCACGGGGTGCTGCGGATGTGA
- a CDS encoding glutaredoxin family protein encodes MEFLSQRGIPFVAKDVSTDMEARAELIALGSRATPTIKVGGDVLIGFNPAKLLALLGR; translated from the coding sequence ATGGAGTTTCTATCGCAGAGGGGCATCCCGTTCGTCGCCAAGGACGTGTCCACGGATATGGAGGCGCGCGCGGAGCTGATCGCGCTCGGCAGCCGCGCGACGCCCACCATCAAAGTGGGTGGCGACGTGCTGATCGGGTTCAACCCGGCGAAGCTGCTGGCGCTGCTCGGCCGCTGA